In Rhizobium gallicum bv. gallicum R602sp, the following proteins share a genomic window:
- a CDS encoding oligosaccharide flippase family protein yields the protein MSETSLATALRNGIAWNTINAIFSQSAGFVIFLVLARMLEPAVFGAVALSAVVADFIANDGRYAGMDAILQRGDFDKKSLNAAFISLSLVALPVALLLVMAGPLIAGFENAPLVGYYMPIFGLLLLFTPWLSVMDALIMRELGFKTFAKRNMISTLAGGVAGITLAFSPLAIWALPAQRIVSTLAVVVFEFRHTGWFPGRHTKKGACREILRRFLPLWMVAAINISMQRAAVLVFGIRFDGATVGLFRAADRISESLQNPLVSPLFALWFPLMSKVRGNLAAEREVFTAIIRTAAFVTLPAFTGLIVVADDAVALLLPSSYAGVAPILRAVAITSLMIPIVWFNPIAMNALGLNRMSLQYSIIVALTCIGALIVIPTSTPGAAILVMSSPALVYGVIGNVLLLRRLNLQAKVHYMGLAPAAAAALAMGVVVYFVHATVMVGMQPSSRLAISASLGMVIYFGWLTCFSRSWMIERIQLLRGQGR from the coding sequence ATGTCTGAAACGTCGCTAGCAACGGCACTTCGAAATGGCATTGCCTGGAATACCATCAACGCGATCTTTTCGCAGAGCGCCGGTTTTGTCATCTTCCTGGTTCTTGCGCGCATGCTGGAACCGGCGGTTTTCGGGGCAGTCGCGCTCTCTGCTGTTGTTGCCGACTTCATCGCCAATGACGGCCGCTATGCCGGCATGGATGCGATCCTGCAGCGTGGTGATTTCGACAAGAAGAGCTTAAACGCGGCCTTCATATCCCTGTCTTTGGTCGCCTTACCCGTCGCGCTCCTGTTGGTCATGGCTGGGCCTTTGATCGCTGGCTTTGAGAACGCGCCACTGGTCGGTTACTATATGCCGATTTTTGGCCTTCTTTTGCTCTTTACGCCGTGGCTGTCGGTGATGGATGCCCTCATAATGCGCGAACTGGGCTTCAAGACGTTTGCCAAGCGCAATATGATTTCGACCCTTGCGGGCGGTGTCGCCGGCATCACGCTGGCGTTCTCACCCCTGGCGATTTGGGCGCTGCCTGCTCAGCGCATTGTCTCGACTTTGGCCGTTGTTGTCTTTGAGTTCCGTCATACCGGTTGGTTTCCCGGGCGTCATACCAAAAAAGGCGCGTGTCGCGAAATTCTTCGCCGCTTCCTGCCTCTATGGATGGTCGCCGCCATTAACATATCCATGCAGCGCGCTGCCGTGCTGGTCTTCGGCATCCGCTTCGATGGCGCGACCGTCGGTCTGTTCCGGGCCGCCGACAGGATCAGCGAGTCGCTGCAAAATCCCCTGGTCAGCCCGCTCTTTGCGCTTTGGTTTCCGTTGATGAGCAAGGTGCGCGGCAACCTTGCGGCGGAACGCGAAGTATTTACCGCCATCATCCGCACAGCTGCCTTCGTGACACTGCCGGCCTTCACCGGACTGATTGTCGTCGCCGATGATGCGGTGGCGTTGCTGTTGCCCTCGTCCTATGCCGGGGTCGCGCCGATTCTTCGCGCTGTGGCGATCACGTCGCTGATGATCCCGATCGTCTGGTTCAACCCCATTGCAATGAACGCGCTTGGCTTGAACCGCATGTCACTGCAATATTCCATCATCGTTGCCTTGACTTGTATCGGTGCGCTCATCGTCATACCGACAAGCACGCCGGGCGCGGCGATTTTGGTGATGTCTTCGCCGGCGCTCGTCTATGGTGTGATTGGCAATGTTTTGTTGCTACGCCGGCTGAACCTGCAGGCGAAGGTGCATTACATGGGACTCGCGCCGGCCGCGGCGGCGGCCCTCGCCATGGGCGTGGTCGTATATTTCGTGCATGCGACAGTAATGGTTGGGATGCAACCTTCCTCCCGCCTCGCTATCTCGGCGAGCCTTGGCATGGTCATCTATTTCGGCTGGCTCACCTGCTTCAGCCGAAGCTGGATGATCGAACGTATCCAGCTCCTGCGTGGACAAGGCAGATGA
- a CDS encoding GNAT family N-acetyltransferase, with protein sequence MGTAAPSVAIRALAETDLPEAERIFRLAFGTFLGAPEPETFWSDRDYVRGRWQAPYVTAFAAEVGGELVGSNFATRWGSVGFFGPLTIRPDLWDRGIGARLVEAVTASFDEWGTRHAGLFTFAQSAKHVGLYQKYGYWARFLTAIMSAPVRHNQTEPVRWSRYSDLTEEQKVECLKSCRDLTGALYDGLDLGAEIQAVEAQELGETVLLGDMAGAGLDGFAVCHHGPRSEAGDGACFIKFGTVRPGSAAGETFDNLLHACEALAVAEGMPRLLAGVNMARHEAYRHLVGRGFRTEIQGVTMHRPNEPGYSRAGVFVLDDWR encoded by the coding sequence ATGGGAACGGCTGCACCGAGCGTAGCCATCCGCGCGCTGGCCGAGACCGACCTGCCGGAAGCCGAAAGAATTTTCCGTCTGGCCTTTGGCACCTTCTTGGGAGCACCCGAACCAGAGACGTTCTGGTCCGACCGCGACTACGTACGCGGCCGCTGGCAGGCGCCCTACGTCACCGCCTTCGCCGCGGAGGTGGGCGGCGAACTGGTAGGCTCCAACTTCGCAACCCGCTGGGGCAGCGTCGGCTTCTTCGGACCCTTGACGATCCGCCCCGACCTCTGGGACCGGGGCATCGGTGCGCGGCTCGTCGAGGCCGTCACGGCGAGCTTCGATGAATGGGGCACGCGGCATGCAGGCCTGTTCACCTTCGCCCAGAGCGCCAAGCATGTGGGCCTGTACCAGAAGTACGGCTACTGGGCTCGTTTCCTCACGGCCATCATGTCGGCGCCGGTCCGTCACAACCAGACCGAGCCGGTGCGCTGGTCGCGGTATTCCGATCTGACAGAGGAGCAGAAAGTGGAATGCCTTAAGTCCTGCCGCGACTTGACCGGCGCCCTTTACGACGGGCTCGACCTGGGGGCGGAAATCCAGGCCGTAGAGGCGCAGGAGCTTGGGGAGACGGTCCTGCTCGGCGATATGGCGGGTGCGGGCTTGGACGGTTTTGCCGTGTGCCACCATGGGCCGCGCAGCGAAGCAGGCGACGGTGCCTGCTTCATCAAGTTCGGGACCGTGCGCCCAGGATCGGCGGCTGGGGAGACCTTCGACAACTTGCTGCATGCCTGCGAGGCGCTTGCCGTAGCGGAGGGGATGCCCAGGCTGCTGGCCGGCGTGAACATGGCCCGCCATGAGGCGTACCGGCACTTGGTCGGGCGTGGTTTTCGAACCGAAATCCAAGGGGTCACGATGCACAGGCCCAATGAGCCGGGTTACAGTCGCGCCGGCGTCTTCGTGCTCGACGACTGGCGCTAG
- a CDS encoding sugar transferase, producing MKYDADFANPSRDHGDRHIPQPAGGAQKRIFDVVLAGVAIICLLPLMIAIALLVRLADRGPILHFERRRSPGGEAFDCYSFRKLPVDWRLRLGQHLSRHPDELASWIMTERLKDDILLTPVGRVLHRTGLDDLPQLLNVLFGDMSFVGPPSLPVDRGFVKKGSSAQFCRPGMISDCHATAGGVRNGEMAAASYAAQWSFLGDLKILVRAIGGLFQAERFQLDH from the coding sequence ATGAAATACGATGCCGACTTTGCCAATCCCTCTCGTGATCACGGCGATCGACACATCCCGCAGCCTGCGGGCGGTGCACAGAAACGGATCTTTGACGTTGTTCTGGCGGGTGTGGCTATCATTTGCCTTCTGCCGCTGATGATTGCGATCGCGTTACTTGTTCGTTTGGCCGATCGCGGACCGATCCTTCACTTTGAAAGGCGGCGCTCACCCGGGGGAGAGGCGTTTGACTGCTACAGCTTCCGGAAATTGCCGGTCGACTGGCGCCTCCGGCTCGGCCAGCATCTGTCGCGCCATCCAGACGAGCTTGCAAGCTGGATCATGACGGAAAGGTTGAAGGACGATATTTTGCTAACGCCCGTTGGACGAGTTCTTCATCGAACAGGGCTTGATGATCTGCCGCAACTTCTCAACGTGCTCTTCGGTGACATGAGCTTCGTTGGTCCGCCATCGCTGCCTGTTGATCGCGGTTTTGTAAAAAAGGGCAGCTCTGCACAATTTTGTAGACCAGGCATGATCAGCGATTGCCACGCCACGGCTGGTGGTGTCAGAAATGGGGAAATGGCGGCAGCTTCCTACGCCGCGCAGTGGAGTTTTTTGGGCGATTTGAAAATCCTGGTCCGCGCGATTGGTGGTCTGTTCCAGGCTGAAAGGTTTCAGCTCGATCATTGA
- a CDS encoding exopolysaccharide production repressor protein, whose amino-acid sequence MQGSVLSAFADSLVCAVLIQSGYFLGVLFLVWHEDVSRPSRALDISSQAVGPRSR is encoded by the coding sequence ATGCAAGGGTCCGTCCTCAGTGCGTTTGCCGATAGTCTTGTATGCGCTGTCCTGATCCAGAGCGGGTATTTTCTCGGGGTCCTGTTTCTGGTTTGGCACGAGGACGTGTCCAGGCCCTCTCGCGCCCTTGATATTTCGAGCCAGGCGGTCGGTCCCCGATCCCGATGA
- a CDS encoding NAD(P)/FAD-dependent oxidoreductase — protein MSRLFVDAIVVGAGVIGLAVARKLALCGLETIIVERANAIGTETSSRNSEVIHAGLYYPQGSLKATVCVEGRAALYNYCTRRGVEARRVGKILLAASPEELPKLDAIAAAAKRNAVFDLLPLTPSDVADLEPELNCAGALFSPSTGIIDSHGYMQALREDFETAGGMLAFHTPAMAIRCGGVRISLTTGGAEPTEIEADFVVNAAGHGAPGLAARTAGLSPKMVPPQWYAKGNYFALSGRQPFSHLIYPMPDHAGLGVHATLDLNGRCRFGPDVEWVDENHSLDVAASRAQQFYDAIRRYWPGLRDGALQPDYAGIRPKLHDATMPMPDFRIDGPQLHGVKGLVNLFGIESPGLTGSLAIADMVAVALGVASGKEAFPV, from the coding sequence ATGAGCAGATTGTTTGTCGACGCCATTGTCGTTGGCGCAGGCGTCATCGGCCTGGCGGTTGCCCGCAAGCTCGCGCTTTGCGGCCTTGAAACCATCATTGTCGAACGCGCCAACGCAATCGGCACAGAAACCTCATCCAGGAACTCTGAAGTTATCCACGCCGGTCTTTATTACCCGCAGGGTTCGCTGAAGGCGACGGTCTGCGTCGAGGGCCGGGCAGCGCTTTACAACTACTGTACACGCCGCGGCGTGGAAGCGCGACGGGTAGGCAAAATCCTGCTTGCCGCGAGCCCCGAGGAATTGCCCAAGCTTGACGCGATTGCTGCGGCAGCCAAACGCAACGCCGTTTTCGATCTCCTTCCGCTCACACCGAGCGACGTCGCCGACCTCGAACCGGAGCTGAACTGCGCCGGCGCGCTGTTCTCGCCATCGACGGGCATCATCGACAGTCACGGCTACATGCAGGCGCTGCGCGAGGATTTCGAGACCGCCGGCGGCATGCTCGCCTTCCATACGCCGGCTATGGCAATCAGGTGCGGTGGTGTGCGGATTAGCCTGACCACGGGCGGAGCGGAACCCACCGAAATCGAGGCCGACTTCGTGGTCAATGCCGCCGGCCACGGCGCCCCCGGCCTTGCGGCAAGAACAGCGGGACTTTCCCCCAAGATGGTGCCGCCGCAGTGGTACGCCAAGGGCAATTACTTCGCGCTTTCCGGGCGCCAACCCTTTTCGCACCTCATCTATCCAATGCCCGACCATGCCGGCCTTGGAGTCCACGCAACGCTCGACCTCAACGGGCGCTGCCGTTTCGGGCCTGATGTCGAATGGGTCGATGAGAATCATTCGCTCGATGTTGCTGCCTCCCGCGCGCAACAGTTTTATGACGCAATCCGCCGCTATTGGCCAGGTTTGCGTGACGGCGCCTTGCAACCCGATTATGCCGGGATACGGCCAAAGCTTCACGACGCAACCATGCCGATGCCGGACTTCCGCATCGACGGGCCGCAGCTGCACGGCGTCAAAGGTTTGGTCAACCTGTTCGGGATCGAGAGCCCGGGTCTGACAGGTTCGCTTGCGATTGCGGATATGGTTGCGGTCGCACTTGGAGTTGCAAGCGGCAAAGAAGCATTCCCAGTCTGA
- a CDS encoding FAD-dependent oxidoreductase — translation MPGDTDVLIVGSGPVGLTLAKELRQADKRVLVVESGGLDPSTASNELAGALILEPATHDDVRICVSRQFGGTSNLWTGRCLPFDPIDFEDRFPDGRWPISYDEIRPFYDRAVEYANCGQGFVDKAPLASVDARFELTRLERYSRDPKLFRASLQQFSEDRGLTILLNTTVVDLVLTENSSVSHVVARHKNGLAYRISCKRVVLASGGLEAARLLLNIQRRHPLMFGGPHGALGRYYMGHLFGHVAALRFSNRPAEALFDFHRDETGAYVRRRIVPSDTLINQHHLPNVAFWPDVPALSDPQHESAFLSAAYLALSFRPLARYLTPEVIRRHHASRLDAIAGHLKNLAVNPTEIVRHLPGYLRNRYGRNARKPGFFINNSRRTYRLAFHAEHFPDRQSNVRLSDNVDAFFVPRLTIDMRVPDENIRALVRTHRLLNDWLEGNCLGQLDLNRSDDALASAIATRIRHGTHQIGLTRMGTNRNDAVVDGNLKVFDLANAYIASSSVFPTSSQANPTLTAMALAIRLAQHIIQPAP, via the coding sequence ATGCCAGGTGATACCGATGTCCTCATCGTCGGATCCGGACCGGTCGGCCTCACCCTTGCCAAAGAGCTTCGGCAGGCCGACAAGCGCGTTCTCGTTGTTGAGTCGGGCGGGTTAGACCCATCCACGGCTTCGAACGAACTTGCCGGCGCCTTGATCCTGGAACCCGCCACCCACGACGACGTGCGCATCTGCGTCTCGCGCCAATTCGGCGGAACAAGCAACCTTTGGACCGGGCGATGCCTTCCCTTTGATCCGATTGACTTTGAAGATCGATTTCCCGATGGGCGGTGGCCTATTTCCTATGACGAGATACGGCCGTTCTACGACCGTGCCGTGGAATACGCCAACTGCGGCCAGGGGTTCGTCGATAAGGCGCCACTTGCCTCGGTAGACGCCCGTTTCGAACTAACGCGTCTTGAACGATACAGTCGTGATCCGAAACTGTTTCGCGCGAGCCTTCAGCAATTCAGCGAGGATAGGGGACTGACAATCCTGCTGAACACCACCGTCGTGGATCTGGTCCTGACGGAAAATAGCAGCGTCAGCCATGTCGTGGCCCGTCACAAAAACGGTCTTGCCTATCGCATTTCATGTAAACGCGTGGTTCTCGCCTCAGGTGGACTGGAAGCGGCGAGACTTCTGCTCAACATCCAGCGGCGTCACCCGCTGATGTTTGGCGGACCCCATGGAGCGCTCGGCCGTTATTACATGGGCCATCTTTTCGGGCATGTTGCTGCGCTCAGATTTTCGAACAGACCGGCCGAGGCACTTTTCGACTTCCACCGGGACGAGACAGGCGCATATGTGCGCAGACGCATCGTGCCGAGCGATACGCTAATCAACCAGCATCATTTGCCGAATGTGGCGTTCTGGCCCGATGTGCCGGCCCTTTCAGATCCGCAGCATGAAAGTGCCTTCTTGTCCGCCGCTTACCTTGCCTTGAGCTTTCGTCCACTCGCACGGTACCTCACGCCTGAAGTCATCCGCCGGCATCATGCAAGCCGTCTTGACGCAATCGCCGGCCATCTCAAGAACCTCGCCGTTAACCCGACCGAGATCGTCAGGCACCTACCCGGCTACCTGCGCAATCGCTACGGGCGAAACGCCAGGAAGCCCGGCTTCTTCATCAATAACAGCCGTCGAACGTACAGGCTTGCTTTCCATGCCGAACATTTCCCCGACAGGCAAAGCAACGTGCGCTTGTCTGACAATGTCGATGCTTTCTTCGTGCCACGGCTGACGATCGACATGCGCGTGCCTGACGAAAATATCCGTGCACTCGTTCGCACCCATCGTCTCCTGAATGACTGGCTAGAAGGAAATTGCCTGGGCCAGCTCGATCTGAATCGCAGTGACGATGCGCTTGCAAGTGCCATCGCGACACGTATCCGCCATGGCACGCATCAGATTGGGCTGACACGCATGGGAACGAACCGCAACGACGCCGTCGTCGACGGGAACTTGAAAGTCTTCGATCTTGCTAACGCATATATTGCGAGTTCCTCTGTCTTTCCGACGTCGAGCCAAGCAAACCCAACATTGACAGCAATGGCCCTTGCCATTCGCCTCGCGCAGCACATCATCCAGCCGGCGCCCTAA
- a CDS encoding FAD/NAD(P)-binding protein — MTKNEVDSVKRPAIAIVGGGVSGAGVAFHLARTMHRLPRVIVFEPRRELGRGLAYDTNDPSHRINVPAARMSLLPDEPEDFLDWIANSDGVADDPDALWPNGNLFPQRRLFGAYVAARLRPYLENGKVEHKRTLVRRVLPGPKEWLIIDSNGDETRADFLVIATSHPAPSAPRSLSAALAGHPRFVADPMRPGSLDPIRPDDRVLIVGNGLTSADIVASLTRSGHHGPITSISRRGLRSRGHAPCPQEPFGDFLSKPATSAAALLQTVRKTIAGAAEIGESWHAVIDQVRSNGHEIWRNLPVAERRRIVRHLRPYWDVHRFRIAPQVEEVLDRAIVEGRLEILGASVAGAKTDGAAIDIVLFKRSGERVEKRFDAVVVTTGPAHGSILQSQMWLHELNQGGHLKLDPTGLGIACNESSEAVGTDGLANSSLLISGPLARGTFGELMGLPQVSEHAVFIAAELAKKLKAVR; from the coding sequence GTGACGAAAAACGAAGTGGATAGCGTTAAAAGACCCGCCATTGCCATCGTTGGCGGCGGCGTTTCCGGCGCGGGTGTAGCCTTTCATCTCGCAAGGACAATGCATAGGCTGCCACGCGTCATCGTCTTTGAGCCGCGCCGCGAATTGGGCCGCGGGCTTGCCTATGATACGAACGATCCTTCCCACCGCATCAATGTTCCGGCAGCCCGCATGAGCCTGCTTCCCGATGAACCGGAGGATTTTCTCGATTGGATTGCCAACAGCGATGGCGTCGCGGACGACCCGGACGCGTTATGGCCGAACGGCAATCTTTTCCCGCAACGCCGGCTCTTTGGCGCCTATGTCGCTGCGAGACTGCGCCCATACCTTGAAAACGGTAAGGTCGAGCATAAGAGGACGCTCGTAAGAAGGGTGTTACCCGGCCCAAAGGAATGGTTGATCATCGATAGCAACGGCGATGAGACACGCGCGGATTTCCTCGTGATCGCCACCAGCCATCCAGCGCCCTCAGCACCGCGCAGCCTCTCCGCTGCATTGGCCGGCCACCCGCGCTTTGTTGCCGATCCCATGCGCCCCGGCTCGCTCGATCCCATTCGTCCGGACGATCGGGTCCTCATTGTCGGCAACGGCTTGACATCCGCCGACATCGTCGCGTCGCTGACACGCAGTGGCCATCATGGACCGATCACCTCGATTTCCCGCCGCGGGCTTCGTTCGCGCGGCCACGCACCCTGCCCGCAGGAGCCCTTCGGCGACTTCCTTTCGAAGCCGGCTACAAGCGCTGCAGCGCTCCTGCAGACCGTTCGAAAGACGATCGCGGGGGCGGCCGAAATCGGCGAAAGCTGGCATGCAGTCATCGATCAGGTCCGCAGCAACGGCCATGAAATCTGGCGCAATCTGCCTGTTGCCGAGCGGCGGCGCATCGTCCGCCATTTGCGGCCTTATTGGGACGTCCATCGGTTCCGCATCGCACCGCAGGTCGAAGAGGTACTGGATCGGGCGATCGTTGAAGGACGCCTCGAGATCCTTGGCGCTTCCGTTGCCGGTGCCAAAACCGACGGAGCGGCGATCGATATAGTCCTGTTCAAGCGAAGCGGCGAGCGCGTGGAGAAACGCTTCGATGCCGTGGTCGTGACCACCGGTCCTGCCCATGGCAGCATTCTCCAAAGCCAGATGTGGCTGCATGAGCTCAACCAGGGCGGCCATTTGAAGCTCGATCCGACCGGCCTCGGCATCGCCTGCAACGAGAGCTCAGAAGCAGTCGGAACGGATGGCCTGGCGAATTCATCACTGCTGATCTCGGGTCCGCTGGCGCGCGGCACCTTCGGTGAGCTGATGGGACTGCCGCAGGTAAGCGAGCATGCCGTCTTCATCGCAGCCGAACTTGCAAAAAAACTGAAAGCGGTCCGATAG
- a CDS encoding DegQ family serine endoprotease, which translates to MLPILSKHRIAALIGAAIIAGTAVVPFAINASNAAAASAETNGGPSSSGSFASVVHADKPAVVTITTTMKADASADDDQSPMDEQFRQFFEQQGIPFPKQLPQHEHGERAMALGSGFIIGSDGVIVTNNHVIDNALDIKVTLDDGTEMPARLIGADSKSDIAVLKIEAQKPLATIAWGDSDTLKLGDQILAIGNPFGIGTTVTAGIVSARGRDLHSGPYDDFIQIDAPINHGNSGGPLVDHDGNVVGINTAIYSPNGGSVGVGFAIPSDEAKAIVAKLQKDGSIEHGYLGVQIQAVTKDVADAVGLNASQGALVAAVTGGTPAARAGVKTGDIITALGSQTVRTPKDLSRLVADMSPGARKTLTVWRAGQSTDLTVTIGGNGTGDKQAEAEESSGRTQAGPGIGIALADLTPDTREELHLARGVTGAVVASVNPDKPAAEAGIQTGDVIVSVNDKTVHNAGDVKNAVANAARSGRKSVLLLVERGGNRIFVAVPFAAA; encoded by the coding sequence ATGTTACCGATCCTCTCCAAGCATCGCATCGCAGCGCTGATCGGCGCTGCGATTATCGCCGGTACTGCCGTCGTGCCCTTTGCCATCAACGCATCCAATGCCGCCGCCGCTTCGGCCGAAACCAACGGCGGGCCTTCCTCCAGCGGCTCTTTCGCCTCCGTCGTCCATGCCGACAAGCCTGCCGTCGTCACTATCACCACGACGATGAAGGCCGACGCCAGCGCCGACGACGATCAATCGCCGATGGACGAGCAATTCCGGCAGTTCTTCGAACAGCAAGGCATACCATTTCCGAAGCAGCTGCCGCAGCATGAGCACGGTGAGCGCGCCATGGCGCTCGGCTCCGGCTTCATCATCGGCTCCGATGGCGTCATCGTCACCAACAATCATGTGATCGACAATGCTTTGGACATCAAGGTGACCCTTGATGACGGAACGGAAATGCCGGCCAGGCTGATCGGTGCCGATTCGAAGTCTGATATCGCGGTCTTGAAGATTGAAGCTCAAAAGCCCCTTGCAACGATCGCCTGGGGCGATTCTGACACTCTGAAACTTGGTGATCAGATCCTGGCCATCGGCAATCCCTTCGGCATCGGCACGACAGTCACAGCCGGTATCGTATCGGCCCGCGGCCGCGATCTGCACAGTGGTCCCTACGACGACTTCATCCAGATCGACGCGCCGATCAATCACGGCAATTCCGGCGGTCCGCTCGTCGATCACGACGGCAATGTCGTCGGCATCAACACGGCGATCTATTCCCCAAACGGTGGCAGTGTCGGAGTCGGCTTTGCCATTCCGTCCGATGAGGCCAAGGCGATCGTCGCCAAGCTTCAGAAGGATGGTTCGATCGAGCATGGCTATCTCGGCGTGCAGATCCAGGCAGTTACCAAGGATGTTGCAGATGCCGTTGGGCTCAATGCCTCGCAGGGTGCGCTCGTTGCAGCCGTAACCGGGGGAACCCCTGCCGCACGCGCCGGTGTCAAGACGGGCGATATCATTACCGCCTTAGGCAGCCAGACCGTAAGGACGCCGAAAGACCTCTCGCGTCTCGTCGCCGACATGTCGCCGGGCGCCAGGAAAACGCTCACCGTCTGGCGCGCCGGCCAGAGCACCGACCTCACCGTCACCATCGGCGGCAACGGCACCGGCGATAAGCAGGCAGAAGCCGAAGAAAGCAGCGGCAGGACACAGGCCGGTCCGGGCATTGGAATTGCTCTTGCCGATCTCACACCGGATACCCGGGAAGAACTTCACCTGGCCAGAGGCGTCACGGGCGCGGTCGTCGCCAGTGTCAATCCGGACAAGCCGGCCGCCGAAGCAGGCATTCAGACGGGCGATGTCATCGTCTCGGTCAACGACAAGACCGTACATAATGCAGGCGATGTGAAGAACGCCGTCGCCAATGCTGCAAGATCCGGCCGCAAGTCGGTTCTCCTGCTTGTCGAACGTGGTGGCAATAGGATCTTCGTAGCCGTACCTTTCGCAGCCGCTTGA
- a CDS encoding RES family NAD+ phosphorylase: protein MPEAVVHLWRAFVPRWAYAPLSGEGASRFGGRWNPVGAPTIYAACELSTAWAEYNQGFVQHPAMIVQLELKGARLADTTDQELLRKFDVTADIHRCEWRMLMDESKVPATHHLRERLIASRYHGVIYPSFMSLGGTCVALWAWNMPGAPELRAIDPEGRLPKSPASWL from the coding sequence ATGCCTGAAGCCGTCGTGCATCTGTGGCGCGCCTTCGTTCCACGATGGGCCTATGCGCCGCTTTCTGGCGAGGGCGCCAGCCGTTTTGGCGGTCGCTGGAATCCGGTGGGTGCCCCAACCATCTATGCGGCCTGCGAACTGTCCACGGCCTGGGCCGAATATAACCAGGGCTTTGTCCAGCATCCGGCGATGATCGTGCAACTGGAACTCAAAGGGGCGCGCCTCGCCGACACGACAGACCAGGAGCTTCTTCGAAAGTTTGACGTTACTGCGGACATCCATCGTTGCGAATGGCGGATGCTGATGGATGAAAGCAAGGTGCCGGCAACCCACCACTTGCGCGAACGTCTGATTGCGTCGCGATATCATGGCGTGATCTATCCATCCTTCATGTCGCTCGGCGGCACATGCGTCGCGCTGTGGGCATGGAATATGCCGGGTGCACCGGAGCTTCGCGCAATTGATCCAGAGGGCCGACTGCCCAAATCACCGGCCTCCTGGTTGTAG
- a CDS encoding DUF2384 domain-containing protein, translating to MAAIGLSNIAARFGDEHSSFLSARRVAEQLGVTLSELARLIGVARNTLAAKSSARKVDSALSNVVRILAMASEMTGDENRAVIWFKHQPIPGWGGKTAFDLVGEGKSDRVLAYLEAVRSGVYA from the coding sequence ATGGCAGCCATAGGCCTCAGCAATATCGCTGCCCGCTTCGGCGATGAACATTCGTCGTTTCTATCGGCCCGTCGCGTCGCCGAGCAACTCGGCGTAACGCTCTCCGAGCTGGCCCGGCTGATCGGGGTTGCGCGCAATACGCTGGCGGCGAAATCGAGCGCCCGTAAAGTGGATAGTGCGCTGAGCAACGTCGTCCGCATCCTTGCCATGGCAAGCGAAATGACCGGCGACGAAAACCGCGCGGTCATATGGTTCAAGCATCAGCCGATCCCCGGCTGGGGCGGCAAGACGGCTTTTGATCTTGTCGGTGAAGGCAAGTCCGACCGGGTTCTCGCCTATCTGGAGGCCGTCCGCTCCGGCGTCTATGCCTGA
- a CDS encoding crotonase/enoyl-CoA hydratase family protein — MPETLHIDIDARGLARLTLARPEKHNAISAQMMDELTAASKALGFDRNVRVIVLAAEGASFCAGGDLDWMRAQFEAGRDERIFEARRLATMFRALNDLPKPVIARVQGNVFGGGVGLLSACDLVIAAETARFGLTEVRLGIIPATISPFVVARIGEGAARPLIMSGKLINASEAKAAGLAGHVVPAGDLDAAVETEIGHFLKASPDAVARGKILARSLGMPITDAVIESVIEQLADTWETEEAREGIVAFFERRQPSWRSDA, encoded by the coding sequence ATGCCTGAAACGCTTCACATCGATATCGACGCCCGCGGCCTTGCGCGGCTGACGCTTGCGCGGCCCGAAAAGCACAACGCGATCTCGGCCCAGATGATGGATGAACTGACCGCCGCATCAAAGGCTCTCGGTTTTGATCGCAACGTTCGGGTTATCGTGCTTGCCGCAGAGGGGGCAAGCTTCTGCGCGGGCGGCGATCTCGATTGGATGCGCGCGCAGTTTGAGGCGGGGCGGGATGAGCGGATTTTTGAGGCAAGGCGGCTTGCCACCATGTTCCGTGCATTGAATGACCTTCCGAAGCCGGTGATTGCTCGTGTTCAGGGCAATGTCTTTGGGGGCGGTGTCGGCCTTCTCAGCGCTTGCGATCTGGTGATCGCCGCTGAAACCGCCCGTTTCGGCCTGACCGAAGTTCGCCTCGGGATTATCCCGGCAACGATCAGTCCTTTTGTCGTGGCGCGGATCGGCGAAGGAGCTGCCCGGCCGCTCATCATGTCCGGTAAACTGATCAACGCATCGGAGGCAAAGGCTGCCGGGCTGGCCGGGCATGTTGTACCCGCTGGGGATCTCGATGCGGCAGTCGAGACCGAAATCGGGCATTTCCTGAAGGCGTCGCCTGATGCAGTGGCAAGAGGCAAGATACTTGCCCGCTCGCTCGGAATGCCGATCACGGACGCGGTCATCGAAAGCGTCATCGAGCAATTAGCCGACACCTGGGAAACGGAAGAGGCGCGCGAGGGCATTGTCGCCTTTTTCGAACGACGGCAGCCATCCTGGCGAAGTGATGCTTGA